CTTTGACAGGGATAAAAGGGATACAGGGGATGAAAACACAGATCCTGCAGTTATCCCTTTTATCCCCTTTATCCCTGTTCGTATTGCTTTTCATCCTTAAAACGGAGGTCGCACCATGGCAAAGTTCTACACCAAGGAGCACGAGTGGGTCGAGATGGCGGGGGCGCAGGCGACGGTGGGCATCAGCGAGCACGCGGCCCACGAACTGGGGGACATCACCTTCGTCGAGCTTCCCAAGATCGGCAAGAGTGTCAAACAGTTCGAGGCCTTGGCGGCTATCGAGTCGGTGAAAGCGGCAAGCGACATCTACGCGCCGGTCTCGGGGAAGGTGGCGGAGGTGAACCAGGCGCTG
This window of the Geomonas agri genome carries:
- the gcvH gene encoding glycine cleavage system protein GcvH — translated: MAKFYTKEHEWVEMAGAQATVGISEHAAHELGDITFVELPKIGKSVKQFEALAAIESVKAASDIYAPVSGKVAEVNQALDEAPELVNQGAELQGWICKLEGVNEAELGALMDAAAYDEYLKGL